One genomic window of Branchiostoma floridae strain S238N-H82 chromosome 4, Bfl_VNyyK, whole genome shotgun sequence includes the following:
- the LOC118413086 gene encoding doublesex- and mab-3-related transcription factor A2-like, with translation MEAPLTFKTIACRPPMCARCRNHGVSALLKGHKKKCQWRDCECPKCYLIVERRRVMAAQVALRRAQDAEDKSRQSTPSPMQGMELPKSRGGSRSSSRAASRSSSRSASRPGSRASRGGSRPASRSCSSVSPDNYTETRRMHPYSSSATPDCISPPILATQPTPILKMEQSPVAPRPLPQQLTPVNQMPLMSNYMPSPLQGPLGSPIAAMGSPVANLHQITNAYYANQAPMSPYSPHLAPNHLALLCKIFPEHRPHVLQIILDRCSGDIVRAIENIIACHAYQRELECTQKTAAPFQYPSPTPTSLSLPHTLSPVSVLPTVGEYSSAFSPVHPSAQLQTRVLTQQGALQTPKQEKSQNASPLVPGYSRRYGQPTPIARSLSFSDGDSNASSQASQGGEADHAAAEALINLYASPAHSKHSSPEGEMSPPNTTSAPSASNLTQHDGSTITNDENQQIRHSIKELLMSQDNQPASSIKCEENNWYFMAGTTMGESEECKPAEPTVSMTKSSSPKQTVNISWGAPNNGEE, from the exons ATGGAGGCACCCTTGACCTTCAAGACAATAGCCTGTCGGCCGCCGATGTGTGCCCGCTGCAGGAACCATGGTGTTTCTGCACTCCTGAAGGGCCACAAGAAGAAGTGCCAGTGGAGGGACTGTGAATGCCCAAAATGCTACCTGATTGT TGAGCGCAGACGTGTCATGGCGGCCCAGGTTGCACTGCGTCGTGCACAAGACGCTGAAGACAAGAGCAGACAgagcaccccctcccccatgcagggCATGGAGCTTCCCAAGTCCCGCGGTGGGTCTCGTTCGTCCTCCCGCGCTGCTTCACGGTCGTCATCTCGGTCCGCATCTCGCCCTGGCTCCCGTGCTTCCAGGGGAGGCAGCCGCCCGGCCAGTAGAAGCTGCAGCAGTGTTAGTCCTGATAATTACACAG AAACCCGGCGCATGCACCCGTACTCCTCTTCAGCCACGCCTGACTGCATTTCCCCTCCAATCCTGGCAACCCAGCCCACCCCCATACTCAAGATGGAACAGTCCCCAGTTGCACCCAGGCCCCTTCCACAACaactgacacctgtcaatcaaatgccaCTGATGTCCAACTACATGCCCAGCCCCCTGCAGGGCCCCCTGGGAAGCCCCATCGCAGCCATGGGCAGCCCCGTGGCAAACCTGCACCAGATCACCAACGCATACTACGCTAACCAGGCACCCATGTCGCCTTACTCGCCACATCTCGCCCCAAACCACCTGGCCCTGCTGTGTAAGATCTTCCCCGAACACCGACCTCACGTGCTGCAGATTATATTAG ATCGCTGTTCTGGAGACATAGTCCGGGCTATCGAGAACATCATAGCCTGCCACGCCTACCAGAGGGAGCTGGAGTGCACGCAGAAGACAGCAGCACCCTTTCAGTACCCGAGCCCTACCCCCACCTCTCTGTCCCTGCCCCACACCCTCAGTCCTGTCTCTGTACTGCCCACCGTGGGGGAGTACAGCTCTGCCTTCTCCCCTGTCCATCCCAGCGCTCAGCTGCAGACCAGGGTCCTGACTCAACAGGGGGCACTGCAGACTCCCAAGCAGGAAAAATCACAG AATGCATCCCCATTAGTGCCAGGCTACAGCCGCCGCTACGGTCAGCCCACACCCATCGCTAGGTCTCTGAGCTTCTCTGATGGCGACAGTAACGCAAGCAGTCAAG CATCACAAGGGGGCGAAGCTGACCATGCAGCTGCTGAAGCTCTTATCAACCTGTACGCCTCCCCTGCACACTCCAAACACAGCTCGCCAGAGGGAGAGATGTCTCCACCCAACACCACCAGTGCCCCATCTGCTTCAAATCTCACTCAACACGACGGTTCCACCATCACAAACGACGAGAACCAGCAAATCCGACACTCCATCAAGGAGCTGCTCATGAGCCAGGACAACCAACCGGCCTCCTCCATCAAGTGCGAGGAAAACAACTGGTACTTTATGGCAGGAACAACCATGGGTGAGAGTGAGGAGTGCAAGCCTGCCGAGCCCACCGTCTCTATGACAAAAAGCAGCAGTCCCAAGCAGACTGTGAATATTAGCTGGGGTGCACCAAACAATGGAGAAGAGTGA